In Acidovorax sp. GBBC 1281, a single window of DNA contains:
- a CDS encoding EamA family transporter — translation MSLLLTSLTLLCVLGISLGQLLFKKAAMMLPAQPVLTDWIFNGWLIVALALYGVTTLLWIWVLRSAPLHLAYPFMGLAFLIVPALGWLFLDEPLHLQTFIGGALILAGIAVAGRASA, via the coding sequence ATGTCCCTTTTACTCACGTCCCTGACCCTGTTGTGCGTGCTCGGCATCTCGCTCGGGCAACTGCTGTTCAAGAAGGCGGCCATGATGCTGCCGGCCCAGCCGGTGCTGACCGACTGGATCTTCAACGGCTGGCTCATCGTGGCCCTGGCGCTCTACGGCGTGACCACGCTGCTGTGGATCTGGGTGCTGCGCAGCGCACCGCTGCACCTGGCGTATCCGTTCATGGGCCTGGCCTTCCTGATCGTGCCGGCGCTGGGGTGGCTGTTCCTCGATGAGCCGCTGCATCTGCAGACCTTCATCGGGGGGGCGCTGATCCTGGCAGGCATCGCCGTGGCGGGGAGGGCTTCGGCATGA
- a CDS encoding glycosyltransferase family 2 protein: MTKHTMSVAVAIPCYKVTQHVLEVIRTIPASVSRIYAVDDACPDGSGAFVQQHCTDPRVQVLFNPENQGVGGAVVTAYRQAVADGIDIVVKIDGDGQMNPRLLPLFVRPIQDGRADYTKGNRFFRPESVRGMPGMRLFGNAVLSFMTKLSCGYWSIMDPTNGYTAIHTSVLRELPLDKLERRYFFETDMLFRLNTLRAVVRDVPMDAVYADEESNLKIGKVLPEFLKKHASRLARRYVYSYLVRDFNVGSIYSLFGVLLLLAGGLFGAMHWINSAYGTHPATSGTVMLAALPVLIGIQFLVAFLHYDVGSVPTEPLSTYLHPDDLDAAADLAGKATP; the protein is encoded by the coding sequence ATGACGAAGCACACCATGAGCGTCGCCGTCGCCATCCCCTGCTACAAGGTCACCCAGCATGTGCTGGAGGTGATCCGCACGATTCCGGCCAGCGTGTCCCGCATCTACGCGGTGGACGACGCCTGCCCCGACGGCAGCGGCGCCTTCGTCCAGCAGCACTGCACCGACCCGCGCGTGCAGGTGCTGTTCAACCCCGAGAACCAGGGCGTGGGCGGGGCCGTGGTCACGGCCTACCGCCAGGCCGTCGCGGACGGCATCGACATCGTGGTCAAGATCGACGGCGACGGCCAGATGAACCCCCGCCTGCTGCCGCTGTTCGTGCGCCCCATCCAGGACGGCCGGGCCGACTACACCAAGGGTAACCGCTTCTTCCGGCCCGAATCGGTGCGCGGCATGCCCGGGATGCGCCTGTTCGGCAACGCCGTGCTGTCGTTCATGACCAAGCTCAGCTGCGGCTACTGGTCCATCATGGACCCGACGAACGGCTACACCGCCATCCACACCAGCGTGCTGCGCGAGCTGCCGCTGGACAAGCTGGAGCGCCGCTATTTCTTCGAGACCGACATGCTGTTCCGCTTGAACACGCTGCGGGCGGTGGTGCGCGACGTGCCCATGGACGCCGTGTACGCGGACGAAGAATCGAACCTCAAGATCGGCAAGGTCCTGCCCGAATTCCTGAAGAAGCACGCCTCGCGCCTGGCCCGGCGCTATGTGTACAGCTACCTGGTGCGCGACTTCAACGTGGGCTCCATCTACAGCCTCTTCGGTGTGCTTTTGCTGCTGGCGGGGGGCCTGTTCGGGGCGATGCACTGGATCAACAGCGCCTACGGCACCCATCCGGCCACGAGCGGCACCGTGATGCTGGCGGCGCTGCCGGTGCTCATCGGCATCCAGTTCCTGGTGGCGTTCCTGCACTACGACGTGGGCAGCGTGCCCACCGAGCCGCTGAGCACCTACCTGCATCCGGACGACCTCGATGCCGCCGCCGACCTGGCGGGAAAGGCCACGCCATGA
- a CDS encoding IS5 family transposase — protein sequence MTETKNRQRSKYRTTNWKAYNAALKARGSLTMWLDEGMQWFGTPTGRRGRSRTFSDAAIQFCLSIKCLFGQPLRQALGMVQSLLRLAKLDWPVPDFSTVCRRQKTLQVELSYQRTNSPLQLLVDSTGIKFLGEGEWKRKKHGAEYRREWRKVHLGIDAQTLEIRAIEVTSNAIGDAPMLPGLLAQIPTDESIESVSADGAYDTRACLDAIAERHAMAVIPPRKNASHWKKSSPGSAHRNEAIRACQRLGRGIWKKWSGYHRRSLVETKMHCFKRLGERVIARTFDRQVVELHVRVALLNRFSQIGRPHTVSVTAVA from the coding sequence GTGACAGAGACGAAGAACAGGCAGCGGAGCAAGTACCGCACGACGAACTGGAAGGCGTACAACGCGGCGCTGAAAGCGCGAGGCTCGTTGACGATGTGGCTAGATGAGGGCATGCAGTGGTTTGGCACGCCGACCGGCAGGCGTGGACGCAGCCGAACCTTCTCGGACGCAGCAATCCAGTTCTGCCTGAGCATCAAGTGCCTGTTCGGCCAGCCCTTGCGACAGGCGCTGGGCATGGTGCAGAGCCTGCTGCGGCTGGCAAAGCTGGACTGGCCGGTACCTGACTTCAGCACTGTTTGCCGGCGCCAAAAGACCTTGCAGGTCGAACTGAGCTACCAGCGAACCAACTCGCCGCTGCAGTTGCTGGTGGACAGCACCGGCATCAAGTTCCTGGGCGAAGGAGAGTGGAAACGCAAGAAGCATGGTGCTGAATACCGGCGCGAATGGCGCAAGGTCCATCTGGGCATCGACGCGCAGACGCTGGAAATACGCGCCATCGAGGTGACCAGCAACGCCATTGGGGATGCGCCGATGTTGCCCGGGTTGCTGGCTCAGATTCCCACTGACGAATCCATCGAAAGCGTCAGTGCCGATGGCGCCTACGACACGCGCGCCTGCCTGGACGCCATTGCCGAGCGGCACGCGATGGCGGTGATCCCGCCCCGCAAGAACGCCAGCCATTGGAAGAAGTCGAGTCCGGGCTCGGCGCATCGTAATGAGGCCATTCGGGCGTGCCAGCGCCTGGGTCGCGGCATTTGGAAGAAGTGGAGCGGCTACCACCGGCGCAGCCTTGTGGAGACGAAGATGCACTGCTTCAAGCGACTGGGCGAACGGGTGATCGCGCGCACGTTCGACCGCCAGGTTGTGGAGCTGCATGTCCGCGTGGCCTTGCTCAATCGGTTCAGTCAGATCGGCCGTCCTCACACCGTGTCGGTGACTGCTGTGGCATAG
- a CDS encoding DUF6402 family protein: MVDLLKAPQKALDAMLGRKNTPQYATRLFQLRDIPSVMRSRLGWPVAAALMERWFNGAPLAMPQEMKESRPPHRLIQLGAERLDENTVSMAWALGFARVQTAMASLQAKWSSPAGIAMLKRRVETENRGRNHQCWRFGNLSQPAKILEDTCQVNYLAFGQWSDPMDDFYGAMGEAQINVAVSGMVTPQGMGKATIEINELGFYLRDAYDFNDDNSFISQPLGCWGFNGVECGVRTQWSVPLEEVLVNESPAAVQGYKYIVQNKDFRDWRAKHQRGGDFMVLSDVRRVRLPFPQRISW; this comes from the coding sequence ATGGTCGATCTTTTGAAAGCGCCGCAGAAGGCTCTTGATGCAATGCTCGGGCGCAAGAACACGCCGCAATACGCCACACGGTTATTCCAGTTGCGGGACATCCCCTCCGTGATGCGCTCGCGTTTGGGATGGCCGGTGGCGGCGGCGTTGATGGAGCGGTGGTTCAACGGGGCGCCCCTTGCCATGCCACAGGAGATGAAGGAAAGCCGTCCGCCGCATCGGTTAATCCAATTGGGCGCCGAACGCCTGGATGAAAACACCGTCTCGATGGCATGGGCGCTGGGGTTTGCCCGTGTGCAGACTGCAATGGCTAGTTTGCAAGCCAAATGGTCAAGCCCGGCAGGTATTGCCATGCTGAAACGACGAGTAGAAACGGAGAACAGAGGCCGCAATCATCAATGCTGGCGTTTCGGCAATTTGTCCCAGCCCGCCAAAATACTCGAAGACACCTGTCAGGTGAATTATCTGGCTTTCGGCCAATGGAGCGATCCCATGGATGACTTCTATGGCGCCATGGGCGAAGCGCAGATCAACGTGGCAGTTTCTGGAATGGTGACCCCTCAAGGTATGGGCAAAGCGACCATCGAAATCAATGAACTGGGCTTTTATCTGCGCGATGCCTACGATTTCAACGATGACAATTCTTTCATTTCCCAACCCCTGGGCTGTTGGGGCTTCAATGGCGTGGAATGCGGGGTTCGTACACAGTGGAGCGTGCCGCTCGAAGAAGTGCTGGTAAACGAATCTCCTGCTGCCGTTCAGGGCTACAAATACATCGTTCAGAACAAGGACTTTCGCGATTGGCGGGCCAAGCACCAAAGAGGAGGCGACTTCATGGTGTTGTCGGACGTACGCCGGGTGCGGCTGCCATTTCCGCAAAGAATTTCATGGTGA
- a CDS encoding HAD-IIB family hydrolase, with translation MQPLAAWQPPPTLAGVFTDIDDTLTTDGAITADALAAIADLKAAGLHVIPITGRPVGWSEPFAAAWPVDAIVAENGAVALVAERDQNALEGNEDAGIVLSKWYQQDAPTRAANHARMQAVLAQIEREVPGARRATDSAGRECDIAIDHSEFVHLPQAAIDQVVGRLHAAGMHATVSSIHINGWFGAHNKLESARWIVRERLGRDLDAEIDRWVYVGDSTNDQLMFERFAHSVGVANVARFVPQLRHRPRYVTRGERGAGFAEVAQAILGAMGRTP, from the coding sequence TTGCAGCCGCTGGCCGCATGGCAGCCGCCCCCCACGCTCGCCGGGGTGTTCACCGACATCGACGACACCCTCACCACCGATGGCGCCATCACTGCCGATGCGCTGGCCGCCATTGCGGACCTGAAAGCGGCGGGCCTGCACGTGATCCCGATCACCGGGCGCCCCGTGGGCTGGAGCGAGCCCTTCGCGGCCGCGTGGCCCGTGGACGCCATCGTGGCGGAGAACGGCGCGGTGGCGCTGGTGGCGGAGCGGGACCAGAATGCCCTTGAGGGCAATGAAGACGCCGGCATCGTGCTATCGAAATGGTATCAACAGGATGCGCCGACGCGGGCGGCCAACCATGCGCGGATGCAGGCCGTGCTGGCGCAGATCGAGCGCGAAGTGCCGGGGGCGCGCCGCGCCACCGATTCCGCCGGGCGCGAGTGCGACATCGCCATCGACCACAGCGAGTTCGTGCACCTGCCGCAGGCCGCCATCGACCAGGTGGTGGGCCGCCTGCACGCGGCGGGCATGCACGCCACGGTGAGCAGCATCCACATCAACGGCTGGTTCGGGGCGCACAACAAGCTGGAGAGCGCCCGCTGGATCGTGCGCGAGCGCCTGGGGCGCGACCTGGACGCCGAGATCGACCGATGGGTCTACGTTGGCGACTCCACCAACGACCAGCTGATGTTCGAGCGCTTCGCCCACAGCGTGGGCGTGGCGAACGTGGCGCGCTTCGTGCCGCAGCTGCGCCACCGGCCGCGCTACGTCACCCGGGGCGAGCGCGGCGCGGGCTTCGCCGAGGTCGCGCAGGCCATTTTGGGTGCGATGGGCCGAACGCCCTAG
- a CDS encoding tripartite tricarboxylate transporter substrate binding protein, translated as MQRRHLMQLGAAALAAPALTARAQSFPARPIKLVVAFPAGGPTDITMRVLADSAGKALGQPVIVDNKPGAGGTLPAQLLQSSAADGYTVAQIPLGVFRMPYTTKINWDPVKDITYVLNVTGYAFGVVVPADSPFKTWADFVAYARANPGKLSYGSTGTLTSPHLTMELAAQQLGLQLLHVPYKGSADLMQSILGGQIMAAADSTGFAPQVEAGKLRVLNTWGAERLAKFPDAPTLKELGIDVVQNSPFGIGAPKGTPPDVVKRLHDAFKQAMDQESYRTALARYDMVPIYMDSARYRQFAQDTFTREKALVEKLGLGKPL; from the coding sequence ATGCAGCGCCGCCATCTCATGCAGCTCGGGGCCGCGGCCCTGGCCGCCCCCGCCCTCACCGCCCGTGCCCAATCCTTTCCCGCCCGGCCCATCAAACTGGTGGTCGCCTTCCCGGCCGGCGGGCCCACCGACATCACCATGCGCGTGCTGGCCGACAGCGCCGGCAAGGCGCTGGGCCAGCCGGTCATCGTGGACAACAAGCCCGGCGCCGGCGGCACGCTGCCCGCGCAGCTGCTGCAGTCCTCGGCGGCCGATGGCTACACCGTGGCGCAGATCCCGCTGGGCGTGTTCCGCATGCCCTACACCACCAAGATCAACTGGGACCCGGTCAAGGACATCACCTATGTGCTGAACGTCACGGGCTACGCCTTCGGCGTGGTGGTGCCGGCCGATTCGCCGTTCAAGACCTGGGCGGACTTCGTGGCCTATGCCAGGGCCAACCCCGGCAAGCTCAGCTACGGCTCCACCGGCACGCTGACCAGCCCGCACCTCACCATGGAACTGGCGGCGCAGCAACTGGGCCTGCAACTGCTGCACGTGCCGTACAAGGGCAGCGCCGACCTGATGCAGTCCATCCTGGGTGGGCAGATCATGGCCGCGGCCGACTCCACCGGCTTCGCACCGCAGGTCGAGGCGGGCAAGCTGCGCGTGCTGAACACCTGGGGCGCCGAGCGCCTGGCGAAATTCCCCGATGCGCCCACGCTCAAGGAACTGGGCATCGACGTGGTGCAGAACTCGCCCTTCGGCATCGGCGCGCCCAAGGGCACGCCGCCGGACGTGGTCAAGCGCCTGCACGATGCGTTCAAGCAGGCGATGGACCAGGAGTCCTACCGCACCGCGCTGGCGCGCTACGACATGGTGCCGATCTACATGGACAGCGCGCGCTACCGCCAGTTCGCGCAGGACACTTTCACCCGCGAGAAGGCGCTGGTGGAAAAGCTGGGCCTGGGCAAGCCGCTGTAG
- a CDS encoding glucose/quinate/shikimate family membrane-bound PQQ-dependent dehydrogenase, with protein MPNQRHAPVFLGVLLVVIGLAIGVGGVWLIALGGSWYYLPAGLATLLAGWMLAQRNPAALWVYAGLVLVTLLWSLWEAGLDWWPLAARGDVFFVLGMLLLTPWVSRGLVSPSQRGPRRALGVTLAAFLAVAVASWFHDAHDVPGAFAAHAAPTPTTTVPAAAGGPGDNSAIPPGEWHAYGRTGEGQRYSPLGQITPDNVRGLEVAWQYRTGDVRGEPGDPQETTFEVTPLKVGNRLYLCTPHQSVIALDATTGAQVWRYDTQVQGKGELALQHLTCRGLSYQPPEPAAAGATTVPTAAPAPSSPPAAKPATPVPASAPALPTASCEGRLFMPTADGRLLALDPRTGGLCTDFGNGTGQIDLWTGMPNRRPGAYYSTSPAVVTRDLVIIGGTVLDNASTKEQSGVIRAYDVHTGALVWNWDSAKPEATAPIGPGETYTANSPNSWSISSVDETLGLVYVPMGNQPPDQWGGRRSPEVERYSSSVVALELATGRVRWHFQTVHHDLWDYDVPAQPSLVDLTVKGERVPALVQPTKQGEVFVLDRRTGTPILPVTEVPAPQGAAEGDRTAPTQPKSALSFDPAPLTGADMWGVTLFDQLMCRIAFEKLRFEGRFTPPSTRGTLVYPGNFGVFNWGGVAVDPQREMAFTTPTYLAFTSQLIPRTDDTTLLVQPGGAPPHGMLPALNENVGAPFAVRLKPFVSVLGIPCQAPPWGYVAGADLTTGKIVWKHKNGTVRDLAPVPVPFKMGVPNLGGPVTTAGGVAFLSGTLDYYVRAYDVSNGNELWKSRLPAGGQATPMTYTGADGRQYLVVAAGGHGSLGTRTGDWLIAYALPRT; from the coding sequence ATGCCCAACCAACGCCACGCGCCTGTTTTCCTGGGGGTGCTTCTCGTCGTGATCGGCCTGGCCATCGGCGTGGGCGGGGTCTGGCTCATCGCCCTGGGCGGCTCGTGGTACTACCTGCCCGCGGGCCTGGCCACTTTGCTCGCCGGCTGGATGCTGGCCCAGCGCAACCCCGCCGCCCTGTGGGTCTATGCCGGGCTGGTGCTGGTGACGCTGCTGTGGTCGCTGTGGGAGGCCGGGCTGGACTGGTGGCCGCTTGCCGCACGGGGCGACGTGTTCTTCGTGCTGGGCATGCTGCTGCTCACGCCCTGGGTGTCCCGCGGCTTGGTCTCGCCATCGCAGCGCGGCCCGCGCCGTGCGCTGGGCGTGACGCTGGCGGCCTTTCTGGCCGTGGCCGTGGCCTCGTGGTTCCATGACGCGCACGACGTGCCCGGCGCCTTCGCCGCGCATGCCGCCCCCACCCCCACCACCACGGTGCCTGCCGCGGCTGGCGGCCCTGGCGACAACAGCGCCATCCCGCCCGGCGAATGGCATGCCTACGGCCGCACCGGCGAGGGCCAGCGCTATTCCCCACTGGGCCAGATCACCCCCGACAACGTGCGCGGCCTGGAGGTCGCCTGGCAGTACCGCACCGGCGACGTGCGCGGCGAGCCCGGCGACCCGCAGGAGACGACCTTCGAGGTCACGCCGCTGAAGGTCGGCAACCGCCTGTACCTGTGCACCCCGCACCAATCGGTCATCGCGCTCGACGCGACCACCGGCGCGCAGGTCTGGCGGTACGACACCCAGGTGCAGGGCAAAGGCGAACTGGCGCTGCAGCACCTGACCTGCCGCGGCCTGTCGTACCAGCCGCCCGAGCCGGCCGCGGCCGGCGCCACGACTGTTCCGACGGCCGCGCCAGCGCCCTCTTCCCCACCCGCAGCCAAGCCCGCCACACCGGTGCCGGCCTCGGCACCCGCCCTGCCTACGGCGTCCTGCGAAGGGCGTTTGTTCATGCCCACGGCCGATGGCCGGCTGCTCGCGCTGGACCCTCGCACCGGCGGCCTATGCACCGATTTCGGCAACGGCACCGGGCAGATCGACCTGTGGACCGGCATGCCCAACCGCCGCCCCGGCGCCTACTACTCCACCTCGCCCGCGGTGGTCACGCGCGATCTCGTCATCATCGGCGGCACCGTGCTGGACAACGCCTCCACCAAGGAGCAGTCCGGCGTGATCCGCGCCTACGACGTGCACACCGGCGCGCTGGTGTGGAACTGGGATTCGGCCAAACCCGAGGCCACCGCGCCCATCGGCCCCGGCGAAACATACACCGCCAATTCGCCCAACAGCTGGTCGATCTCCAGCGTGGACGAAACCCTGGGCCTGGTCTATGTGCCCATGGGCAACCAGCCGCCCGACCAGTGGGGCGGCCGCCGCAGCCCCGAGGTGGAGCGCTATTCGTCCTCCGTCGTGGCGCTCGAACTGGCCACCGGCCGCGTGCGCTGGCACTTCCAGACCGTGCACCACGACCTGTGGGACTACGACGTGCCCGCGCAGCCCAGCCTGGTGGACCTGACCGTCAAGGGCGAGCGCGTGCCCGCGCTGGTGCAGCCCACCAAGCAGGGCGAGGTCTTCGTGCTCGACCGTCGCACCGGCACCCCCATCCTGCCGGTCACCGAGGTGCCCGCCCCGCAGGGCGCCGCCGAGGGCGACCGCACGGCGCCCACGCAGCCCAAATCGGCCCTGTCGTTCGACCCCGCGCCGCTCACCGGCGCGGACATGTGGGGCGTGACCCTCTTCGACCAGCTCATGTGCCGCATCGCGTTCGAGAAGCTGCGCTTCGAAGGCCGCTTCACCCCGCCCTCCACCCGCGGCACCCTGGTCTATCCCGGCAACTTCGGCGTGTTCAACTGGGGCGGCGTGGCCGTGGACCCGCAGCGTGAGATGGCGTTCACCACGCCCACCTACCTGGCCTTCACCTCGCAGCTGATCCCGCGCACCGACGACACCACCTTGCTGGTCCAGCCCGGCGGCGCGCCGCCACACGGCATGCTGCCCGCGCTGAATGAGAACGTGGGCGCGCCGTTCGCCGTGCGCCTGAAGCCCTTCGTCTCGGTGCTGGGCATTCCCTGCCAGGCGCCGCCCTGGGGCTATGTGGCCGGCGCGGACCTGACCACCGGCAAGATCGTCTGGAAGCACAAGAACGGCACCGTGCGCGACCTGGCCCCCGTGCCCGTGCCGTTCAAGATGGGCGTGCCCAACCTGGGCGGCCCGGTGACCACGGCCGGCGGCGTGGCCTTCCTGTCCGGTACGCTCGACTACTACGTGCGGGCCTACGACGTCTCCAACGGCAACGAGCTGTGGAAGAGCCGCCTGCCCGCGGGCGGCCAGGCCACCCCGATGACCTACACCGGGGCCGATGGCCGGCAGTACCTCGTGGTGGCGGCGGGCGGACACGGCTCGCTCGGCACGCGCACGGGGGACTGGCTGATCGCCTACGCCCTGCCGCGTACCTGA
- a CDS encoding amino acid ABC transporter ATP-binding protein translates to MIEMKNVSKWYGSFQVLTDCSTSIQKGEVVVVCGPSGSGKSTLIKTINALEPFQKGEIFVDGIAVHDPKTNLPKLRSRVGMVFQHFELFPHLSVTENLTIAQIKVLGRGADEAKKRGLKMLDRVGLSAHKDKFPGQLSGGQQQRVAIARALSMDPIVMLFDEPTSALDPEMVGEVLDVMVGLANEGMTMMCVTHEMGFARKVSNRVIFMDVGGKILEDCSKDDFFNNPDARQPRTKDFLNKILQH, encoded by the coding sequence ATGATTGAAATGAAGAATGTCTCGAAGTGGTACGGCAGCTTCCAGGTGCTGACCGACTGCTCCACTTCCATCCAGAAGGGCGAAGTCGTGGTGGTGTGCGGCCCTTCGGGCTCCGGCAAGTCCACGCTGATCAAGACCATCAACGCGCTCGAGCCCTTCCAGAAGGGCGAGATCTTCGTGGACGGTATCGCCGTGCACGACCCCAAGACCAACCTGCCCAAGCTGCGCAGCCGCGTGGGCATGGTGTTCCAGCACTTCGAACTGTTCCCCCACCTGTCGGTGACCGAGAACCTGACGATCGCGCAGATCAAGGTGCTGGGCCGCGGCGCGGACGAGGCCAAGAAGCGCGGCCTCAAGATGCTGGACCGCGTGGGCCTGTCGGCGCACAAGGACAAGTTCCCCGGCCAGCTGTCGGGCGGCCAGCAGCAGCGCGTGGCGATCGCCCGTGCGCTGTCGATGGACCCCATCGTGATGCTGTTCGACGAACCCACGTCCGCTCTCGACCCCGAAATGGTGGGCGAAGTGCTGGACGTGATGGTGGGCCTGGCCAACGAAGGCATGACCATGATGTGCGTGACCCACGAAATGGGCTTCGCGCGCAAGGTCAGCAACCGCGTGATCTTCATGGACGTGGGCGGAAAGATCCTGGAGGACTGCTCCAAGGACGATTTCTTCAACAACCCGGATGCCCGCCAGCCGCGCACCAAGGACTTCCTCAACAAGATCCTGCAGCACTGA
- a CDS encoding amino acid ABC transporter permease: MMNLDLSFYSWDIISKFVVKGFYFSIMLTLIATVGGILLGTVLALMRLSGKKWLDAPATFYVNGMRSIPLVMVILWFFLLVPASFYAALPGGIGTSYRSELSAIITFIAFEAAYFSEIMRAGIQSISRGQVFAGQALGMTYGQNMKLVILPQAFRNMLPVLLTQTIILFQDTSLVYAIGAYDMLKGFETAGKNYGRPIEAYLLAAVVYFAMCFALSWVVKRLHRKIAIIR, translated from the coding sequence ATGATGAATCTCGACCTTTCCTTCTACAGCTGGGACATCATCAGCAAGTTCGTCGTCAAGGGCTTTTACTTCAGCATCATGCTGACGCTGATCGCCACGGTCGGCGGCATCCTGCTGGGCACCGTGCTGGCGCTGATGCGCCTGTCGGGCAAGAAGTGGCTGGATGCGCCGGCCACGTTCTACGTCAACGGCATGCGCAGCATCCCGCTGGTGATGGTGATCCTGTGGTTCTTCCTGCTGGTGCCGGCCTCGTTCTACGCGGCCCTGCCCGGCGGAATCGGCACGAGCTACCGCTCGGAGCTGTCGGCCATCATCACCTTCATCGCCTTCGAGGCCGCGTACTTCAGCGAGATCATGCGGGCCGGCATCCAGTCGATCTCCCGCGGACAGGTGTTCGCGGGCCAGGCGCTCGGGATGACCTACGGCCAGAACATGAAGCTCGTGATCCTGCCGCAGGCGTTCCGCAACATGCTGCCCGTGCTGCTCACGCAGACCATCATCCTGTTCCAGGACACTTCGCTGGTCTACGCCATCGGCGCCTACGACATGCTCAAGGGCTTCGAGACGGCGGGCAAGAACTATGGGCGGCCGATCGAGGCCTACCTGCTGGCAGCCGTTGTGTACTTCGCGATGTGCTTCGCACTGTCCTGGGTCGTCAAGCGCCTGCACCGGAAAATCGCCATCATCCGCTGA
- a CDS encoding amino acid ABC transporter permease has protein sequence MGSNWDWQVFLQDPGGEYPTYLQWMLSAWGWTVSVALLALVIALVMGSIVGTLRTLPDNKVLVGFGNAWVELFRNIPLLVQIFLWYHVLPAIFPVLKGVSGFILVVLALGFFTSARIAEQVRAGIQALPRGQRYAGMAMGFTTVQYYRYVLLPMAFRIIIPPLTSETMNIFKNSSVAFAVSVAELTMFAMQAQEETSRGIEIYLAVTGLYVISAFAINRIMAFIEKRTRVPGLIVSGGTGGGH, from the coding sequence ATGGGATCAAATTGGGATTGGCAAGTCTTCCTGCAGGACCCAGGGGGTGAATACCCGACCTACCTCCAGTGGATGCTCTCTGCCTGGGGCTGGACGGTGTCGGTGGCCCTGCTGGCCCTGGTCATTGCGCTGGTGATGGGATCGATCGTCGGGACACTGCGCACGCTGCCCGACAACAAGGTGCTGGTCGGCTTCGGCAATGCCTGGGTCGAGCTGTTCCGCAACATTCCGCTGCTGGTGCAGATTTTTCTGTGGTACCACGTGCTGCCGGCGATCTTCCCGGTGCTCAAGGGCGTCTCGGGCTTCATCCTCGTGGTGCTGGCGCTGGGCTTCTTCACCTCGGCACGGATCGCCGAGCAGGTGAGGGCGGGCATCCAGGCCCTGCCGCGCGGCCAGCGCTACGCGGGCATGGCCATGGGCTTCACCACCGTGCAGTACTACCGCTACGTGCTGCTGCCGATGGCGTTTCGCATCATCATTCCGCCGCTCACGAGCGAGACGATGAACATCTTCAAGAACTCGTCCGTGGCCTTCGCCGTGTCGGTGGCCGAACTGACGATGTTCGCGATGCAGGCGCAGGAAGAGACCTCGCGCGGCATCGAAATCTACCTGGCCGTGACGGGCCTGTACGTGATCTCGGCCTTCGCCATCAACCGCATCATGGCCTTCATCGAAAAGCGCACGCGCGTTCCCGGCCTGATCGTGTCCGGCGGCACGGGGGGAGGCCACTGA
- a CDS encoding amino acid ABC transporter substrate-binding protein translates to MKKHLLAVAITALAAGSAFAQANDTLAKIKASGTITEGVRESSGLSYTLGDGKYTGFHYDVCAKVIADVQKQLGLAKLDVKYQPVTSQNRIPLVQNGTVDIECGSTTNNAARQKDVAFAVTTYVEEVRIAVKADSGITGIKDLNGKNIATTTGTTSVQTLRKNKRAEGLTFKEVFGKDHSDSFLLLESGRADAFIMDGSILASNIAKSKSPNDFKIVGEVLSVEPIAIMIRKDDPAFKKAVDDSIKAQIKSGDMAKLYDKWFLQPVPPNNVKIGLPASEATKAAWANPNDKPMEEYATKD, encoded by the coding sequence ATGAAGAAGCATTTGCTGGCAGTCGCCATCACCGCCCTGGCCGCAGGGAGCGCATTCGCGCAAGCCAACGACACGCTGGCCAAGATCAAGGCCTCCGGCACGATCACCGAAGGTGTGCGCGAATCCTCCGGCCTGTCGTACACCCTGGGTGACGGCAAGTACACGGGCTTCCACTACGACGTGTGCGCCAAGGTGATCGCCGACGTGCAAAAGCAGCTCGGCCTGGCCAAGCTGGACGTCAAGTACCAGCCCGTCACGTCGCAAAACCGCATCCCCCTGGTGCAAAACGGCACCGTGGACATCGAGTGCGGCTCCACCACCAACAACGCGGCCCGCCAGAAGGACGTCGCCTTCGCGGTCACGACCTATGTCGAGGAAGTGCGCATCGCCGTCAAGGCCGATTCGGGCATCACCGGCATCAAGGACCTGAACGGCAAGAACATCGCCACCACCACGGGCACCACCTCGGTGCAGACGCTGCGCAAGAACAAGCGCGCCGAAGGCCTGACGTTCAAGGAAGTGTTCGGCAAGGACCATTCCGACAGCTTCCTGCTGCTGGAGTCCGGCCGCGCCGACGCCTTCATCATGGACGGCTCGATCCTGGCTTCCAACATCGCCAAGTCCAAGAGCCCCAACGATTTCAAGATCGTCGGCGAAGTGCTGAGCGTGGAACCCATCGCGATCATGATCCGCAAGGACGACCCCGCCTTCAAGAAGGCCGTGGACGACAGCATCAAGGCGCAGATCAAGTCCGGCGACATGGCCAAGCTGTACGACAAGTGGTTCCTGCAACCCGTGCCCCCGAACAACGTGAAGATCGGCCTGCCAGCGAGCGAAGCGACGAAGGCGGCCTGGGCGAACCCCAACGACAAGCCCATGGAAGAGTACGCCACCAAGGACTGA